The following are from one region of the Corylus avellana chromosome ca1, CavTom2PMs-1.0 genome:
- the LOC132190383 gene encoding phospholipid-transporting ATPase 1: protein MASERPLLIPSPRIPNTQDLLTLPVFLDLTKPNSGRPGSFSVMESKNSAENSFSVEPNLSSSSQRSVFSIQSKTSAGNSIREGGFGDSGSKPVRYGSGRPDSEALAMSQKEINDEDARLIYINDHGKTNERFEFAGNSIRTGKYSVITFLPRNLFEQFHRVAYIYFLVIAVLNQLPQLAVFGRGVSILPLAFVLLVTAVKDAYEDFRRHRSDLIENNRLASVLVNDQFQPRKCKDIRVGEIIKIQADETIPCDMVLLSTSDPTGVAYVQTINLDGESNLKTRYAKQETLLKMPDKEKVGGLIKCEKPNRNIYGFHAIMEIDGKRLSLGPSNILLRGCQIKNTEWALGVAVYAGRDTKAMLNSSGAPSKRSRLETHMNFEIIILSVFLVALCTIVSICAVVWLLGHREELDYLPYYRKADFSFQADGDYNYYGWGLETVFTFLMSVIVFQIMIPISLYISMELVRIGQAYFMIRDSQMYDEASNSRFQCRALNINEDLGQIKYVFSDKTGTLTENKMEFQCASIWGVDYSGWNSQIEQDEYFVEVEGKVLRPKMKVKTDPELLQISRSRTDAKEGKHVHDFFLALAACNTIVPLVVDTSDPTVKRIDYQGESPDEQALVYAAAAYGFMLIERTSGHIVIDIQGKRQRFNVLGLHEFDSDRKRMSVILGCPDNSVKVFVKGADTTMFSVIDKSSNKNVIRATEAHLHAYSSLGLRTLVVGMRELSASEFEQWHSSFEVASTALIGRAALLRKVASNVENNLSLLGASGIEDKLQQGVPEAIECLRTAEIKVWVLTGDKQETAISIGYSSKLLTRKMTQIIINSNSKESCRRSLEDAIIMSKKLKTVAGVTDNAGGSSEAGSTPVALIIDGTSLVYILDSELEEQLFQLGNECSVVLCCRVAPLQKAGIVALVKNRTSDMTLAIGDGANDVSMIQMADVGVGISGQEGRQAVMASDFSMGQFRFIVPLLLVHGHWNYQRMGYMILYNFYRNAVMVFVLFWYVLFTCFTLTTAINEWSSVLYSIIYTSLPTIVVGILDKDLSRGTLLKYPQLYGAGHRQECYNSKLFWLTMVDTLWQSVAIFFIPLFAYWHSTIDISSMGDLWILAVVIMVNIHLAMDVIRWTWITHAAIWGSIIATFICVIVIDAIPSLIGYWAFFDVAKTGTFWLCLLAIVITGLIPRFVIKFICQYYSPSDVRIAREVEKFGDPREFGAVQIEMNPILDPQRR from the exons ATGGCCTCTGAGCGTCCCCTTTTGATCCCATCTCCTAGAATTCCCAATACCCAAGACCTGTTGACTCTGCCCGTCTTTTTAGATCTAACAAAGCCCAATTCTGGCCGCCCTGGGTCGTTTTCCGTGATGGAATCCAAAAACTCAGCTGAGAATTCCTTTAGTGTAGAACCCAATTTGAGTTCCTCCTCCCAACGAAGTGTCTTTTCCATTCAATCCAAGACTTCCGCCGGAAATTCTATTAGGGAAGGGGGTTTTGGTGATTCGGGATCGAAGCCGGTGCGATATGGGTCAGGACGGCCTGATTCCGAAGCGCTTGCTATGTCCCAGAAGGAAATCAATGACGAGGATGCGAGACtgatttatataaatgatcatgGGAAGACAAATGAGAGGTTTGAGTTTGCCGGGAATTCGATAAGGACTGGAAAGTATTCGGTTATTACATTTTTGCCAAGAAATCTGTTCGAACAATTTCATAGAGTTGCATACATATATTTCCTTGTAATTGCTGTGCTTAATCAGCTCCCCCAGCTGGCTGTTTTTGGCCGGGGAGTTTCAATTTTGCCGTTAGCCTTTGTGCTTTTAGTCACGGCGGTTAAGGATGCATACGAGGACTTTAGGCGGCATCGGTCCGACCTGATTGAGAATAACCGGTTGGCATCTGTTTTGGTTAATGATCAGTTCCAACCAAGAAAATGCAAGGATATCAGAGTTGGTGAAATCATCAAAATTCAGGCAGATGAAACAATTCCTTGTGACATGGTGCTTCTCTCCACGAGTGACCCTACTGGTGTTGCATATGTACAGACTATTAATTTGGATGGAGAGTCAAATTTGAAGACTAGGTATGCAAAGCAAGAGACCCTCTTGAAGATGCCTGATAAGGAGAAAGTTGGTGGGCTGATCAAGTGTGAGAAACCAAATAGGAATATTTATGGGTTTCATGCAATCATGGAAATTGATGGGAAAAGGCTGTCTCTTGGACCCTCCAATATTCTTCTTAGAGGATGTCAGATCAAGAATACTGAATGGGCCCTTGGGGTTGCAGTGTATGCTGGTCGGGACACCAAAGCTATGCTCAACAGCTCAGGAGCTCCATCTAAGAGGAGTCGGCTTGAGACCCATATGAACTTTGAGATCATCATCCTCTCTGTGTTTCTTGTTGCTTTGTGTACGATTGTCTCCATCTGCGCggttgtttggttgctgggcCACAGGGAAGAGTTGGATTACTTACCTTATTACAGAAAAGCTGACTTCTCATTTCAGGCGGATGGAGACTATAACTATTATGGTTGGGGATTGGAGACTGTGTTCACATTCCTCATGTCAGTTATTGTTTTCCAGATCATGATACCCATTTCACTATACATTTCCATGGAGCTTGTCCGGATTGGTCAGGCTTACTTCATGATCCGAGATTCCCAAATGTATGATGAGGCATCAAATTCAAGATTTCAGTGCAGAGCGTTGAATATAAATGAAGATTTAGGACAAATAAAGTATGTATTCTCTGATAAAACTGGTACACTTACAGAGAACAAGATGGAGTTTCAATGTGCAAGCATATGGGGAGTAGATTATAGTGGTTGGAATTCACAAATTGAGCAAGACGAATACTTTGTTGAAG TTGAGGGGAAAGTTTTAAGGCCAAAGATGAAGGTGAAGACTGACCCAGAgcttttacaaatatcaagaaGTAGAACTGACGCAAAGGAAGGCAAACACGTCCATGATTTCTTCCTTGCATTAGCAGCTTGCAATACAATTGTACCTCTTGTTGTAGACACATCTGACCCTACTGTGAAGAGGATAGATTACCAAGGGGAGTCGCCAGATGAACAAGCATTGGTATATGCTGCTGCTGCCTATGGTTTTATGCTCATAGAACGAACCTCTGGCCATATAGTTATTGATATTCAAGGAAAAAGGCAAAG GTTTAATGTTTTGGGTTTGCATGAGTTTGATAGTGACCGGAAGAGGATGTCAGTTATATTGGGGTGCCCTGATAACAGTGTGAAAGTTTTCGTAAAAGGTGCTGACACAACCATGTTTAGTGTGATAGATAAATCTTCAAACAAGAATGTAATACGTGCAACTGAAGCCCATCTCCATGCTTACTCCTCACTGGGTTTGAGAACGCTTGTTGTTGGGATGCGGGAACTGAGTGCTTCAGAATTCGAGCAGTGGCACTCTTCCTTTGAGGTGGCAAGCACTGCTTTAATTGGTAGAGCTGCTTTGCTTCGAAAGGTTGCTAGCAATGTTGAAAACAATCTGAGCCTGCTGGGTGCCTCTGGTATTGAAGATAAACTGCAACAGGGGGTGCCAGAAGCCATAGAATGTCTGAGAACAGCAGAGATTAAAGTGTGGGTTTTGACTGGGGACAAGCAAGAAACTGCCATATCAATTGGCTACTCCTCCAAGCTCCTGACAAGAAAGATGACCCAGATAATAATTAATAGCAATTCTAAAGAGTCATGTAGAAGGAGTTTAGAAGATGCCATTATCATGTCTAAGAAGCTCAAGACTGTTGCTGGGGTTACAGACAATGCTGGAGGAAGTTCTGAAGCTGGTTCAACTCCGGTGGCCTTAATTATTGATGGTACCAGCCTTGTTTATATTCTTGACAGTGAACTTGAAGAACAG CTCTTCCAATTGGGCAATGAATGTTCCGTGGTGCTATGTTGTCGGGTGGCTCCATTGCAAAAGGCTGGAATTGTTGCCCTTGTGAAGAACAGGACTTCTGACATGACGCTTGCCATTGGGGATG GTGCAAATGATGTTTCAATGATCCAAATGGCTGATGTCGGAGTTGGAATTAGTGGCCAAGAAGGTCGACAAGCTGTAATGGCATCAGATTTTTCGATGGGGCAATTTAGATTCATAGTTCCTCTTTTATTGGTCCATGGGCATTGGAATTACCAGCGGATGGGCTACATGATATTGTATAATTTTTACAGGAACGCAGTgatggtttttgttttattttg GTATGTGCTCTTTACTTGTTTCACCCTTACAACTGCAATCAACGAATGGAGCAGTGTGTTGTATTCAATAATCTATACTTCATTGCCCACAATTGTTGTTGGAATTCTTGATAAGGACCTAAGTAGGGGGACTCTTCTAAAGTATCCTCAGCTTTATGGGGCTGGGCACAGACAAGAGTGCTACAACTCAAAGTTGTTTTGGCTAACAATGGTTGACACTTTGTGGCAAAGTGTAGCTATCTTCTTTATCCCTCTCTTTGCATATTGGCACAGTACCATCGATATATCAAGTATGGGAGATCTTTGGATACTTGCAGTGGTGATTATGGTTAATATACACTTGGCCATGGACGTCATCAGGTGGACTTGGATTACTCATGCAGCCATTTGGGGATCTATAATTGCGACTTTCATTTGTGTTATCGTCATTGATGCTATACCCTCTTTAATTGGTTACTG GGCATTCTTTGATGTCGCGAAGACCGGAACCTTTTGGTTATGCTTGCTTGCGATTGTCATCACAGGCCTAATTCCTCGATTTGTTATAAAGTTTATTTGTCAATACTACAGCCCGTCCGATGTTCGGATTGCAAGGGAAGTTGAAAAGTTTGGGGATCCAAGGGAGTTTGGAGCTGTACAAATAGAAATGAATCCTATTCTGGATCCTCAACGGAGATGA
- the LOC132163049 gene encoding cyclic dof factor 3-like isoform X1 translates to MSELRDPAIKLFGRNIPWGGSQIPSASEQGSGSQCQTPPIPPAMYGCEEATKTGVNDPLLENSCEQDIPSGLDNPKDISCQNPPQEKVLKKPNKVLPCPRCKSLKTKFCYFNNYNVNQPRYFCKNCQRYWTAGGTVRNLPVGAGKRKNKLSSSQCHQVMDEVLKFSKDAAQCESMETVVNHKDQNKSVEILSSAAAGDSDEPLSSVSSSAAATSHDSEFPEKAIKLVAFPGHCSRFNPVHTLQSYPVSQCVYHWNPGWNAMVLEPSIITFPFLPSSGVFHTGSSASSSISNSGCSSNSSLALGKHSRDANSQGEETKEQCIWVPKTLRIDDPEEAAKSSIWSTLGIRPGKDKPSIRNGIFKAFQSKSDSSSPASDDDQILKANPAAFSRCQSFQEST, encoded by the exons ATGTCTGAACTGAGAGATCCGGCCATTAAGCTATTCGGGAGGAATATTCCGTGGGGGGGCTCTCAGATTCCGTCAGCTTCCGAGCAAGGCTCAGGCTCACAGTGTCAAACTCCTCCAATACCTCCGGCCATG TATGGATGTGAAGAAGCAACAAAAACTGGAGTCAATGATCCTCTCCTGGAAAATTCTTGTGAGCAGGATATCCCTTCCGGATTAGATAATCCAAAAGATATCAGCTGCCAAAATCCTCCACAGGAGAAGGTTTTAAAGAAGCCAAACAAAGTCCTCCCTTGTCCTCGCTGCAAAAGCTTGAAGACAAAGTTTTGCTATTTCAACAATTACAATGTAAACCAACCAAGATACTTTTGCAAGAATTGCCAGAGATATTGGACAGCTGGGGGAACGGTTAGAAATTTACCTGTTGGGGCTGGAAAGCGCAAGAATAAACTTTCATCTTCACAGTGCCATCAGGTAATGGATGAAGTCCTAAAGTTTAGCAAAGATGCTGCTCAATGTGAATCCATGGAAACTGTGGTTAATCACAAAGACCAGAACAAAAGTGTTGAAATTTTGTCTTCGGCTGCTGCGGGAGACAGTGACGAGCCCTTATCATCCGTTTCTTCCTCAGCAGCTGCTACATCCCACGATAGTGAATTTCCAGAAAAGGCAATCAAGCTGGTTGCATTCCCAGGACATTGCAGCCGTTTCAATCCAGTGCATACACTGCAGAGTTACCCTGTTTCCCAATGTGTTTACCATTGGAACCCAGGTTGGAATGCAATGGTGCTTGAGCCAAGCATCATTACATTCCCATTTCTTCCTTCCAGTGGTGTATTCCACACAGGCTCATCAGCTTCATCTTCTATCAGCAACAGCGGCTGTTCAAGTAATAGCTCGCTGGCCTTGGGGAAGCATTCAAGGGATGCAAATTCACAGGGGGAAGAAACAAAGGAGCAGTGCATTTGGGTGCCCAAGACTCTGAGAATTGATGACCCAGAGGAGGCTGCAAAGAGTTCCATATGGTCTACTTTGGGCATTAGACCTGGAAAGGACAAACCCAGCATCAGAAATGGTATTTTTAAAGCTTTCCAATCCAAATCAGATAGCAGTTCCCCTGCATCAGATGATGATCAGATTTTAAAAGCAAACCCAGCAGCTTTTTCTCGCTGCCAATCTTTCCAGGAAAGCACCTAA
- the LOC132163049 gene encoding cyclic dof factor 3-like isoform X2: MSELRDPAIKLFGRNIPWGGSQIPSASEQGSGSQCQTPPIPPAMDIPSGLDNPKDISCQNPPQEKVLKKPNKVLPCPRCKSLKTKFCYFNNYNVNQPRYFCKNCQRYWTAGGTVRNLPVGAGKRKNKLSSSQCHQVMDEVLKFSKDAAQCESMETVVNHKDQNKSVEILSSAAAGDSDEPLSSVSSSAAATSHDSEFPEKAIKLVAFPGHCSRFNPVHTLQSYPVSQCVYHWNPGWNAMVLEPSIITFPFLPSSGVFHTGSSASSSISNSGCSSNSSLALGKHSRDANSQGEETKEQCIWVPKTLRIDDPEEAAKSSIWSTLGIRPGKDKPSIRNGIFKAFQSKSDSSSPASDDDQILKANPAAFSRCQSFQEST; the protein is encoded by the exons ATGTCTGAACTGAGAGATCCGGCCATTAAGCTATTCGGGAGGAATATTCCGTGGGGGGGCTCTCAGATTCCGTCAGCTTCCGAGCAAGGCTCAGGCTCACAGTGTCAAACTCCTCCAATACCTCCGGCCATG GATATCCCTTCCGGATTAGATAATCCAAAAGATATCAGCTGCCAAAATCCTCCACAGGAGAAGGTTTTAAAGAAGCCAAACAAAGTCCTCCCTTGTCCTCGCTGCAAAAGCTTGAAGACAAAGTTTTGCTATTTCAACAATTACAATGTAAACCAACCAAGATACTTTTGCAAGAATTGCCAGAGATATTGGACAGCTGGGGGAACGGTTAGAAATTTACCTGTTGGGGCTGGAAAGCGCAAGAATAAACTTTCATCTTCACAGTGCCATCAGGTAATGGATGAAGTCCTAAAGTTTAGCAAAGATGCTGCTCAATGTGAATCCATGGAAACTGTGGTTAATCACAAAGACCAGAACAAAAGTGTTGAAATTTTGTCTTCGGCTGCTGCGGGAGACAGTGACGAGCCCTTATCATCCGTTTCTTCCTCAGCAGCTGCTACATCCCACGATAGTGAATTTCCAGAAAAGGCAATCAAGCTGGTTGCATTCCCAGGACATTGCAGCCGTTTCAATCCAGTGCATACACTGCAGAGTTACCCTGTTTCCCAATGTGTTTACCATTGGAACCCAGGTTGGAATGCAATGGTGCTTGAGCCAAGCATCATTACATTCCCATTTCTTCCTTCCAGTGGTGTATTCCACACAGGCTCATCAGCTTCATCTTCTATCAGCAACAGCGGCTGTTCAAGTAATAGCTCGCTGGCCTTGGGGAAGCATTCAAGGGATGCAAATTCACAGGGGGAAGAAACAAAGGAGCAGTGCATTTGGGTGCCCAAGACTCTGAGAATTGATGACCCAGAGGAGGCTGCAAAGAGTTCCATATGGTCTACTTTGGGCATTAGACCTGGAAAGGACAAACCCAGCATCAGAAATGGTATTTTTAAAGCTTTCCAATCCAAATCAGATAGCAGTTCCCCTGCATCAGATGATGATCAGATTTTAAAAGCAAACCCAGCAGCTTTTTCTCGCTGCCAATCTTTCCAGGAAAGCACCTAA